The genomic stretch AGCGCCACACAGGCCAACGCAGTGTTGGCGCCAGCCGATTTCGATCGTTTCTTTGCCAATCGCGGCATTGCCGTCACCATTTGATTTCGAGGGACTTCAATGACTGATAAGACCAGGGTCGCCATCCTCTATGGCGGGCGCTCGGCCGAGCACGACGTGTCGCGGCTGTCGGCGGCCAATGTGCTGAAGGCGATCGACCGGACGCGCTACGAGGTGGTGCCGATCGCCATTACCAGGGACGGCAAATGGCTGTTGCAATCGTCGTCCGAAGGCGGCGACGGGGCAGGGGCAGCGGTGTCGGAGGATGGCATCGAAGTCGCCCTGTTGCCCGGCGGCAAGGGCCGGCTGGTGGCTCTCACCAGGAATGGCGAGCAGCCTGACCCTGTCGATGTCGTCTTTCCCGTTTTGCATGGGCCGTTCGGCGAGGATGGTTCGGTGCAGGGCTATGCCGAGGTCGCCGACGTTGCCTATGTCGGCTGCGGCATCCTGGCTTCCGCCGCCGCCATGGACAAGGATGTCGCCAAGCGGCTGCTGCGCGAGGCGGGGCTGGCGGTTGCCCGCTCAGTCACCGTACCGAGAGGCGATGTCGGTTCGTTCCAGGAAATTGCCGGAGCGATTGGGCTGCCTTTCTTCGCCAAGCCGGCGCGCCAGGGCTCCTCCTTCGGAGTGAGCAAGGTGCATGACAGGGACGGCTTCGAGCAGGCCGTCGAAACGGCTTTGCGCTATGACAGCAAGGCGCTGATCGAAGAGTTCGTCGACGGCCGCGAGATCGAGTGCTCGGTGCTGGAGCGGGCCGACGGTTCGCTGACGGTGTCGCTGCCGGGCGAGATCATTCCGGCCGGCAAGCATGGCTTCTACACCTATGAGGCCAAATATCTCGACGCCGATGGCGCGCTGGTCAAGGTGCCCGCCGATGTCCCGGCCGATGTCGCCGACAGGGCCAAGGAGATGGCGGCGCGGGCCTTCCGGGCGCTCGGCTGCGAGGCCCTGGCGCGCGTCGACTTCTTCCTGCGCCCCGACGGCTCGCTGCTGGTCAACGAGGTCAACACGCTGCCCGGCTTCACCGACATCTCGATGTACGCCAAGGCGCTGGCGGCGATCGGCATCGGCTACAGTACGGTGATCGACGTGCTGATTGAGCACGCGCTGGCGAGATATGCGGTACGCTGAGCCGAGGAGCCAATCTCGATGGCACGCATATGCTCCCGCTCGGGAACAAAGTGCTCTGTATTGCGCGCTCTTTCGCGATTTGCTCCCGTACGGCAGCTAAATTTACGACGATTGCTCCCGATCGGGAGCAGCCTTGCTTGAATTTCGATCTTTGGGTTGCTATGTTCCCGTTCGGGATCAAGAACATGCCGAAGACCACCATGCCCATACCGATGGTCGCGCCGCTGAGTGCGATAGAAATCGCGCGCCGAGCCGCGCGGTCCGCAAACGCCGGCATCGGCACGCCCGATGGCTTTGCCGAACAAGGCGGCTTACCCGAGGCATTGGCGCCGGCTTCGGGCGGGGCGGACGTTGTCGTCCCTGTAAAGGGGGTGCCGATCAAGGCCTTTTCGCCGAATGTTCGGGTAACGCTGCCTCGCATGCTCGAAGCGGATGTGAGGGAGCAGGCAACGACGCAAATCAGCGCCAAAGGGGCCGAGGCCGAGCCCTCCATCATCGCATCCCCGGCCGATCTCGGCCGGCTGGTGCGCAAGGTGCGCGAGAGCCGGCGGCTTTCGCAGCAGGAATTCGCCGATCTCGCCGGCGTCGGACGGCGTTTCCTGTCGGAATTGGAGAACGGCAAGCCGACGCTGGAGCTGGGCAAGGTGCTGAAGGTCGCCAATGCCGCCGGCATCGCGCTTCTCGCCAGGGAACGGTGATGGACGCCCTGGCGCTCGATGTCCGGCTCGACGGCTTCGCCGAGCCGATCGGCGTCCTGGCGCGTGACGGCAATGGCGCGGTTGCCTATGCGTATCGGCCCGACTACGTCGCCAATCCCGATGCCGTTGCCTTGTCCCTGTCCCTGCCATTGACCGACGAACCCTATGGCGACGTTGCCACCCGGCCGTTCTTCGACAATCTGCTGCAGGAGCGCGACACAGCACTTGCCGACATCATGGCCCGCGAGGGCCTCGCCCGCGACGACATTGCCGGCCTGTTGTTTTATCTCGGCAAGGACTGCGCCGGCGCCCTGTCGGTGCTGCCTGCGGGGGCGCCTCCCGTCAAGGTCCCCGGAGACTACGACCGTGACTACATACCGCTCGGCACGGAGCGGATGGAGCGGATCGTGGACGCGCTGCATCGGCGCCGTCGTCTGCCGGATGGCACTGCCGACCCGTCGCCCCTGGCCGGCGTTCAAAGCAAGATCGCGCTGACCGTGCTGCCCGACGGCTCTTTCGGCGAGCCGCGGCCAGGTTCGGGCGCGCCGACCACCCACATATTGAAGGTTCCCGATCCGGGCCATCTCCACGATGCGCGCGACGAGGCCGAGGCGCTCTCGCTGTCGCGAGCGCTAGGCTTCGAGACGACCGACGCCGTGGTCGTGCCTTTCGACGCGGCCGCGGCTCTCCTGATCACCCGCTTCGACCGCGCGCTTACCCGTGACGGGCGGATCGTGCGTATCCATCAGGAGGACTTCGCACAGGCGCTCGGCTTGCCGGCGGCGCTGAAATATGAACGGCGTGGAGTGCCCGGCCGGCGTTTTGACGCGCAGGCCATCCGCCATGTGCTCGAGGCGACAGCGGACCCATTGGACTCCAAGGAGATCTTTGTCAGGGCCACCCTGTTCGACCTGATGATCGGCAACGCCGATGGCCATGCCAAGAATTTCGCGCTGCTTCACGAGGCCGGCGGGCGCATTCGCATGGCGCCACGCTACGACCTTCTGCCGACGCGCCTCGACGCCAGCCTGACCGATGAGCTTGCCTTCAGGATCGGGTCGGCGGATCGGCTGGAGGCAATTTCCGCCGACGACTTTTCAGCCTTCCTGCAGGCGCTCGGCATCGATAGCGCCGCCGCGCGCAAGCGTATGCGGGCGGGCTACACGGCCGATATAGCAGGGTCGTTGGCGCAGCAATTGGCCGGCCTCGACAAGCGAAACATGAAGCGCTTCGCCGATCTCATCGCATCGAACATCGCAACACTGACAGCGGCATTCGGGCTTGGCGTGCCGGCGGCGGTCGAGCGGCGCGACGCGTTTCTCGGCCGGGCCGGGGGGTGGCTGATGAGTTGAGTCGCGCCTCAGGCCGAGCCCTGCGAGACGTCCCAGTGGCGGTTCGCGACGGCGATGTAGCGCAGGTGTCTGTCGATCCTTGCCTTACCGACCGCGCCTTCCAGCCCGAACGGTAACCTGCGGTCCATCGGCCAAGGTTGCGCGCCGGCTCAATATATCAGACCATGCTAATCGGCATGGGGAGAGATCAAGAGTGGCCAATCGTCGAAACGGGACGGCGTCCGAGGCGCATGGGCTGGATAGCATTCTTGCGGCCGCCGCGCCCCATCCGCGAACCGTGTTGCCCAATGTGGCGACCACCGTCACCACGGTGGCGGCGCTGTATTTCGGCCGCGAGGTGTTCCTGCCGATCGCCATCGCGCTGCTTTTGACCTTCGCGCTGGCGCCTTTGGTTTCGGCGCTCAAACGGATCGGCATTCCCCGGATCGCCGCCGTGATCGCCAGCGTGCTCGGCGCATTCGCGGCCCTTGCGCTGTTCAGCTTCATCGTCGCCACGCAGGTCAGCGAACTGGCGCAGAACATTCCGGTCTATCAGACCAACATCCTGGCCAAGATCCGCTCGCTCAAGGAAACCGGCGTCGGGGGCGGGATCATCGCCAGATTGAGCAACGTGGTCGAGCGTGTCGGCCAGGAGATCGACAAGCAGGATGCGTCGCCGCCGGCCGCCACGCCCGACAAGCCGCGGCGCGAGCCGGTGCCGGTCGAGATCGTTGCCCGCGAAAGGCCGCTCGAAGTCCTGCAGAACATCGTCGGCCCGCTGATCAGCCCGCTCGGATCGGCGGGTCTGATCATCGTCGTCGTCATCTTCATGCTGCTGGAGCGGGAGGATCTGCGCGACCGCTTCATCCGGCTTGTAGGCTATGGCGACCTTCACCGCACCACCGAGGCGCTGCGCGATGCCGGCAAGCGCGTCGGCCTCTATCTGCTGATGCAATTGGTGGTCAACATCGTCTACGCCATACCGATCGCGATCGGGCTGTGGATCCTCGGCATTCCCAATGCCTTGCTGTGGGGGATGCTGGCATTGGCGCTGCGGTTCGTTCCCTATATCGGCCCGGCCATCGGCATGCTCTTGCCGCTGTTCCTAGCGCTGGCCGTGGCGCCCGGCTGGTCGCTCGTGTTGTGGACGGCGGCCCTGTTCGTGATGATGGAACTGGTCACCGGCAATGTCGTCGAGCCTTGGCTCTACGGGTCGCGAACCGGGCTGTCGCCGCTGGCCATCATCGTCGCGGCGATCTTCTGGACGTGGCTGTGGGGGCCGCTCGGACTGGTGCTGTCGACGCCGCTCACCGTCTGTCTCGTGGTGCTGGGCAGGCACGTGCCGCAGTTTGAATTCCTCGACGTGCTGTTCGGCAACGAGCCGGTGCTGGAACCGCATGCGCGCCTCTACCAGCGGCTTTTGGCCGGCGACCCGGACGAAGCCACCGACCACGCCGAGGAGATGCTGGAAGAAAAATACCTGGTCGAATTCTACGACAAGGTGGCCATTCCGGCGCTTCTGCTGGGCGAGCGCGACCGTGCGCGCGGCGTCATGGGCGACCAGCAGAGACGGCAAGTGGCGGCCAGCGCGCTCGCGCTGGTGGCCAATCTCGAAGACGATGCGAAGGAGGAAGCGGGTGAGGAGGATGCCCCGCACGTCGCCGCGGAGGCCAGCGAGGCAAGCGAGCCCGGCGGCGCCGAGGACGCGGCCGAGCTGCCCGACGGCACGGGCATGTCGGTGCTTTGCGCCGGCGGGCGAGGGGAACTCGACGATGCCGGGGCGGCGATGCTGGCGCAGGTGCTGGAAGTCCAGGGTGCAACCGCTTCGAGGGCGGGCTTTGCCGACATGGAACCCGCCAGCATCCGCCATCTCGAGCTCGAAACCGTCGACACGGTGGTGGTCGGCTTTCTCAACCGCGATTCCGTCAAGCACGCGCGCTTCCTGGTCCGGCGGTTGAAGCGGGCGAAGGCGGCACTTCGGGTGGGCATCGTGTTCTGGTCGGAAACCGGCAACGACGACAAGGAAGCAGCGGCCAAGCTCGCCCAGGACATCAACGCGGATTTCGTCGCCCATGGCATGGCCGACGCCGTGACGGGCGCGCTGTCGAACGAGCCGCCGGTGGCGCTGAAGCTCGTCGCCAAACGGC from Mesorhizobium sp. 113-3-3 encodes the following:
- a CDS encoding AI-2E family transporter, translating into MANRRNGTASEAHGLDSILAAAAPHPRTVLPNVATTVTTVAALYFGREVFLPIAIALLLTFALAPLVSALKRIGIPRIAAVIASVLGAFAALALFSFIVATQVSELAQNIPVYQTNILAKIRSLKETGVGGGIIARLSNVVERVGQEIDKQDASPPAATPDKPRREPVPVEIVARERPLEVLQNIVGPLISPLGSAGLIIVVVIFMLLEREDLRDRFIRLVGYGDLHRTTEALRDAGKRVGLYLLMQLVVNIVYAIPIAIGLWILGIPNALLWGMLALALRFVPYIGPAIGMLLPLFLALAVAPGWSLVLWTAALFVMMELVTGNVVEPWLYGSRTGLSPLAIIVAAIFWTWLWGPLGLVLSTPLTVCLVVLGRHVPQFEFLDVLFGNEPVLEPHARLYQRLLAGDPDEATDHAEEMLEEKYLVEFYDKVAIPALLLGERDRARGVMGDQQRRQVAASALALVANLEDDAKEEAGEEDAPHVAAEASEASEPGGAEDAAELPDGTGMSVLCAGGRGELDDAGAAMLAQVLEVQGATASRAGFADMEPASIRHLELETVDTVVVGFLNRDSVKHARFLVRRLKRAKAALRVGIVFWSETGNDDKEAAAKLAQDINADFVAHGMADAVTGALSNEPPVALKLVAKRRRPRAAPRKAAAAVAG
- a CDS encoding HipA domain-containing protein, whose product is MDALALDVRLDGFAEPIGVLARDGNGAVAYAYRPDYVANPDAVALSLSLPLTDEPYGDVATRPFFDNLLQERDTALADIMAREGLARDDIAGLLFYLGKDCAGALSVLPAGAPPVKVPGDYDRDYIPLGTERMERIVDALHRRRRLPDGTADPSPLAGVQSKIALTVLPDGSFGEPRPGSGAPTTHILKVPDPGHLHDARDEAEALSLSRALGFETTDAVVVPFDAAAALLITRFDRALTRDGRIVRIHQEDFAQALGLPAALKYERRGVPGRRFDAQAIRHVLEATADPLDSKEIFVRATLFDLMIGNADGHAKNFALLHEAGGRIRMAPRYDLLPTRLDASLTDELAFRIGSADRLEAISADDFSAFLQALGIDSAAARKRMRAGYTADIAGSLAQQLAGLDKRNMKRFADLIASNIATLTAAFGLGVPAAVERRDAFLGRAGGWLMS
- a CDS encoding helix-turn-helix transcriptional regulator; the encoded protein is MPKTTMPIPMVAPLSAIEIARRAARSANAGIGTPDGFAEQGGLPEALAPASGGADVVVPVKGVPIKAFSPNVRVTLPRMLEADVREQATTQISAKGAEAEPSIIASPADLGRLVRKVRESRRLSQQEFADLAGVGRRFLSELENGKPTLELGKVLKVANAAGIALLARER
- a CDS encoding D-alanine--D-alanine ligase family protein, which encodes MTDKTRVAILYGGRSAEHDVSRLSAANVLKAIDRTRYEVVPIAITRDGKWLLQSSSEGGDGAGAAVSEDGIEVALLPGGKGRLVALTRNGEQPDPVDVVFPVLHGPFGEDGSVQGYAEVADVAYVGCGILASAAAMDKDVAKRLLREAGLAVARSVTVPRGDVGSFQEIAGAIGLPFFAKPARQGSSFGVSKVHDRDGFEQAVETALRYDSKALIEEFVDGREIECSVLERADGSLTVSLPGEIIPAGKHGFYTYEAKYLDADGALVKVPADVPADVADRAKEMAARAFRALGCEALARVDFFLRPDGSLLVNEVNTLPGFTDISMYAKALAAIGIGYSTVIDVLIEHALARYAVR